One Methylocapsa sp. D3K7 DNA window includes the following coding sequences:
- a CDS encoding cation diffusion facilitator family transporter — protein MNEAHRLKERAALASIAVSTLMTAAKLFAGLASGSLAVLSEAGHNLGDVAATVLTYFAIRIANKPADEEHPFGHAKVEALAALVETGFLFALAAFILIEAVKRLANHDIHIDPGPIVFVVLIVSMIVDLVRWLSLKRIALATKSDALAADALHFSSDIVASGLALCGIAAVLYGYPQGDALAALGLAIFIGVAGLKIGRRTVNTLVDTAPKGLTSEIRSLAESVPGVIEVETLRLRPAGAEVVGDIAITVARTLPLEKAAAIEANVAAAIAAPHPEVTVKVAARPIALDDETILERVLLIAAKRHVPIHHVTLQEISGRTSVSFDVELDGRMSHGNAHEIASGLEMEIVRELGPDIEVESHIEPLEPRQLQGQDVAANMRAEIKSALTRMAPETGAIHNVHNVRVRTTPDGLVINYHCRVSPHLSVDEVHEYVDTLDRKIRAAFPGIVRIVGHAEPLRT, from the coding sequence ATGAATGAAGCCCACCGGCTCAAAGAGCGGGCCGCGCTTGCCTCGATCGCGGTGAGCACGCTGATGACGGCGGCAAAGCTCTTCGCCGGGCTTGCCTCGGGCTCCTTGGCGGTGCTCTCCGAGGCTGGCCACAATCTCGGCGATGTGGCGGCGACAGTTCTCACCTATTTCGCGATACGGATCGCCAATAAGCCGGCCGACGAAGAGCATCCATTCGGCCATGCCAAGGTGGAAGCCTTGGCGGCCCTTGTCGAAACTGGTTTCTTATTCGCGCTCGCTGCCTTTATCTTGATCGAGGCGGTGAAGCGGCTTGCCAATCACGACATTCATATTGATCCTGGGCCGATCGTTTTCGTGGTTTTGATCGTCTCGATGATCGTCGATTTGGTGCGCTGGCTCTCCTTGAAGCGAATAGCCTTGGCGACGAAAAGCGACGCGCTCGCTGCCGACGCGCTGCATTTTTCAAGCGATATCGTGGCTTCCGGCTTGGCGCTTTGCGGCATCGCTGCCGTGCTTTACGGTTACCCGCAAGGCGACGCTCTGGCGGCGCTGGGGCTTGCGATTTTCATTGGCGTGGCAGGCCTCAAGATTGGCCGCCGCACCGTCAACACACTTGTTGACACAGCGCCGAAAGGCCTCACGTCAGAGATCCGGTCGCTCGCCGAGTCGGTTCCAGGCGTGATCGAGGTCGAGACGCTGCGGCTGCGCCCGGCTGGAGCCGAAGTCGTCGGCGATATCGCAATCACCGTGGCGCGCACCTTGCCGCTCGAAAAAGCCGCCGCCATCGAGGCGAATGTCGCGGCCGCCATCGCGGCGCCGCATCCGGAAGTCACCGTGAAGGTGGCGGCACGGCCGATTGCCCTTGACGACGAAACGATCCTCGAACGGGTGCTGCTGATCGCGGCCAAGCGCCATGTTCCCATTCATCATGTCACCTTGCAGGAAATCAGCGGACGCACGTCAGTCAGTTTCGATGTCGAACTTGATGGCCGCATGTCGCATGGCAATGCGCATGAGATCGCCTCCGGGCTGGAGATGGAGATAGTTCGGGAACTCGGCCCGGATATTGAAGTCGAAAGCCACATCGAGCCGCTGGAGCCACGCCAATTGCAAGGCCAGGATGTTGCCGCAAACATGCGCGCAGAAATCAAATCCGCACTGACCAGAATGGCTCCCGAAACCGGCGCGATCCACAACGTACATAATGTCAGGGTGCGAACGACGCCGGACGGATTGGTGATCAATTACCACTGCCGGGTCAGCCCGCACCTGAGTGTCGATGAAGTGCATGAATATGTCGATACGCTCGACCGCAAAATACGCGCCGCTTTCCCCGGCATCGTCAGGATCGTCGGCCACGCCGAGCCGTTGCGCACATGA
- the gloA gene encoding lactoylglutathione lyase, whose protein sequence is MEYLHTMVRVTDLEQSLEFYTHKLGLVEIRRVENEAGRFTLVFLAAPGDADRAKTSKAPLIELTYNWDKEAYTGGRNFGHLAYSVDDIYAACDKLMKAGVTVNRPPRDGHMAFIRSPDNISIELLQKGEPLPKREPWVSMPNIGAW, encoded by the coding sequence ATGGAATATCTGCACACGATGGTCCGGGTCACGGATCTTGAGCAGTCGCTGGAGTTTTACACGCATAAGCTTGGCCTCGTCGAGATACGGCGTGTCGAAAACGAGGCAGGCCGTTTCACTTTGGTGTTTCTCGCGGCGCCAGGAGACGCGGATCGCGCTAAGACGTCGAAAGCGCCGCTCATTGAGCTGACCTATAATTGGGATAAGGAAGCCTATACGGGCGGCCGCAACTTCGGCCATTTGGCCTATTCGGTCGATGATATTTACGCGGCATGTGACAAACTTATGAAAGCGGGCGTCACCGTCAACCGGCCTCCGCGCGACGGCCATATGGCTTTCATCCGCTCGCCAGACAATATTTCCATCGAACTTTTGCAAAAGGGCGAGCCTTTGCCAAAGCGAGAACCCTGGGTTTC